CGGTGAAGCTCAAGGCGCATCAGGCCGTCGCCACCGCCGACACCGCCAATGCCGCCCCGGCCCTGCGCACCGGCCCGTCGGGCGCCGCTCCGGCCAAGGCGGCCACCGCGACGCCGGACCAGCCGACGGCGGCCGACGGCAAGACCCGCTTCGCCCAGAATTTCGCCCGCGTCTCCCCGCGTCCGCGCTCCTGACGGTCCAACGGGCCGTAGAAGGAAGGATTCCGCCATGCTGAAGATTCAGCCGCACTTCACCCAGGGCATCGACACCGTCCAGGTCCTGCGCAACGCCCTGCAATCCGCGGTCGAGCTGGAGCACGCCACGCTCCCCGCCTATCTGACCGCGCTCTATTCGATCAAGCCCGGCACCAACCGCGAGGCGGCGGCCATCATCGGCTCGGTCTCGGTGCAGGAAATGCTGCACATGACCATCGCCGCCAACATCCTGAACGCGGTCGGCGGCAGCCCGGTGATCGACAAGCCGGGCTTCATCCCGGTCTATCCCGGCCCGCTGCCGATGGGCGTCCATGAAGGGCTGACCATCTCGCTGGGCAAGCTGACCCGTGGTCTGGTCTATGACGTGTTCATGACCATCGAGGAGCCGGAGGTGGCGGTGGCCTATCCGGTGAAGCAGCCGGCGATCGCCCTGCTCCAGCAGACGTCCGCCGCGCTCCATGATCCGGGATTCGCCACCATCGGCGAATTCTACCAAGCGGTCTCCGACGCCATCGCCCGGATGGGCGAGGAGATCTTCACCGGCGATCCCGCCAATCAGGTGGTGGACAATGGCTGGTTCCCGCCCGACCAGCTGTTCCCGGTCACCGACGTGGCGAGCGCCCAGCGCGCCATCCAGGTGATCGTCGAACAGGGCGAGGGAACGCCCCAATCCCCGCGCGAGGCCGACAACGAGGCGGCGCTGGCCCATTACTACCGTCTGGCGCAGATCGTCTATGCCCGCCGGC
Above is a window of Azospirillum sp. B510 DNA encoding:
- a CDS encoding ferritin-like domain-containing protein; this encodes MLKIQPHFTQGIDTVQVLRNALQSAVELEHATLPAYLTALYSIKPGTNREAAAIIGSVSVQEMLHMTIAANILNAVGGSPVIDKPGFIPVYPGPLPMGVHEGLTISLGKLTRGLVYDVFMTIEEPEVAVAYPVKQPAIALLQQTSAALHDPGFATIGEFYQAVSDAIARMGEEIFTGDPANQVVDNGWFPPDQLFPVTDVASAQRAIQVIVEQGEGTPQSPREADNEAALAHYYRLAQIVYARRLVKDPDEPLGWSYSGAPIGIDPAGIWNLYPNAKTVDYPEGSRARTVSQQFNTTYTALLTALHITFNGQPDRLRSAIGLMYELKLTADQLVTIPLPGTDYTAAPTFEYAPVNV